CCCCTCATATGCATAAGAATTGAATAGGCATTTTTCTCCCCAGCTACCTTTGCCATATTTTCATCTCTTTTAAAACCACTTATATCATTTATAATATGAGCTCCAGCCTCTAGGGCTTTTTTAGCAACTTCACTTTTATATGTATCAATAGATATTGGCACATCTATTTCTTTAGATAATCTTTCTATTACAGGAATTACTCTTTTTAACTCCTCCTCTAAGGAAACTGGGTCTGCCCCTGGTCTTGAGGACTCTCCACCAATATCTATAATATCAGCTCCCTCTTTCACCATTTCCTTTGCCCTTTTTACTGCCCCTTCCACATGGAAGTTATCTCCCCCATCTGAAAAGGAATCTGGAGTTACATTTAAAATTCCCATTACATATATTTTTTTAGAAAAATCTAAAACCATTTTTAAACACCCCAATCTCTTGGATATCTAAACTCTCTTCCTATGGTTCTATTTAAAACCTTGGCAATTACAGGAAGTTTTCTTTTATATTGAGAAAATTTAATCTTTCTCATTACCTTTTCAACTATTTCCCTGTCAAACCCATCCTCTATAACTTCCTCAGGAGTATATCTCTCCTCTATTAATCTATAAAGTATTTCATCTGCCATTTTATATGAGAATCCAAGCTCACTTTCATCTGTTTGCCCTTCCCAAAGGTCTGCACTTGGTTTTTTATCTATTAGAGCCTCTGGTACTCCCAAATGTCTTGAAAGTTCCCAAACTTGAGTTTTATATAGATCTCCTATGGGATTTATAGCTGAAGCCCCATCTCCAAACTGTGTACTATACCCTAGTAATATCTCTGTTTTATTAGATGTTCCTAAAACTAAAGCTTTCTCCTTAGCTGAATGGTCAAATAAAATACACATTCTTTCCCTTGCCATTCTATTTCCCTTTC
The DNA window shown above is from Cetobacterium ceti and carries:
- the folP gene encoding dihydropteroate synthase; this translates as MVLDFSKKIYVMGILNVTPDSFSDGGDNFHVEGAVKRAKEMVKEGADIIDIGGESSRPGADPVSLEEELKRVIPVIERLSKEIDVPISIDTYKSEVAKKALEAGAHIINDISGFKRDENMAKVAGEKNAYSILMHMRGNPKNMQENYHYGNIIKEIEEELQESIDLALKNGLSRDKIILDPGIGFAKGIKENVEVINNIERLKEKFNLPILIGASRKTFIGKILNIEEPKERLEGSLAIAAISAYLGGNILRVHDVRETKRVVEVANYLRMNKNL
- a CDS encoding NAD+ synthase, which gives rise to MENRLDLNLQMVENILVDFLREEVHKVGFEKVVLGISGGIDSALVAYLAAKAFGPENVLGIMMPYKSSSKESVEHGKLVIESLGIKSDLIEITPMVDPYFQMNPDMDGLRKGNRMARERMCILFDHSAKEKALVLGTSNKTEILLGYSTQFGDGASAINPIGDLYKTQVWELSRHLGVPEALIDKKPSADLWEGQTDESELGFSYKMADEILYRLIEERYTPEEVIEDGFDREIVEKVMRKIKFSQYKRKLPVIAKVLNRTIGREFRYPRDWGV